In Aerosakkonema funiforme FACHB-1375, a genomic segment contains:
- the gmd gene encoding GDP-mannose 4,6-dehydratase yields the protein MTQRKRALLTGITGQDGSYLSEFLLEQGYEVHGIIRRTSTFNTDRLDHIYVDPHNPTARLFLHYGDLTDGVTLRRILEEVKPVEIYNLGAQSHVRVSFDSPEYTVDTVAMGTLRLLEAIRDYQHRTGIEVRFYQAGSSEMFGKVQEVPQKETTPFYPRSPYACAKLYGHWQTVNYRESYGLFACNGILFNHESPRRGETFVTRKITRAVARILAGKQKKIYLGNLDSKRDWGYAKDYVRAMWLMLQQEQPDDYVIATGETYSIREFLDLAFGYVNLDWHDYVEFDERYLRPAEVELLIGDPSKAKEKLGWQPSVTFSELVGLMVEADLQRLGLTLPDGKGAKFAPDIATIRQDAATVMD from the coding sequence ATGACACAAAGAAAACGAGCCCTACTCACTGGCATTACAGGTCAAGATGGATCTTATTTGAGTGAGTTTTTGCTCGAACAAGGGTATGAGGTTCATGGGATTATCCGGCGGACTTCTACCTTCAATACAGACCGACTCGATCATATATATGTAGACCCCCACAATCCGACAGCGCGGTTGTTCCTCCATTACGGCGATTTAACTGATGGGGTGACGTTGCGTCGGATTTTGGAAGAAGTTAAACCAGTAGAAATTTATAACTTGGGGGCGCAATCTCATGTGCGGGTTAGCTTTGACTCGCCGGAGTATACCGTAGACACGGTGGCGATGGGCACGCTGCGCCTGCTGGAGGCGATTCGGGATTACCAACATCGCACGGGGATTGAGGTGCGCTTCTATCAGGCAGGTTCTTCTGAGATGTTTGGTAAGGTGCAGGAAGTGCCGCAGAAGGAGACGACGCCGTTTTATCCCCGCAGTCCTTATGCTTGCGCGAAACTTTACGGTCATTGGCAAACGGTGAATTATCGGGAATCTTACGGATTGTTTGCTTGTAACGGTATATTATTTAACCACGAAAGTCCTCGGAGAGGGGAAACGTTTGTAACGCGGAAGATTACGCGAGCGGTTGCTAGAATTTTAGCTGGGAAGCAGAAAAAAATTTACTTAGGTAATCTGGATTCTAAGCGGGACTGGGGTTATGCTAAGGATTATGTGAGAGCGATGTGGCTGATGCTACAACAAGAACAGCCAGATGACTACGTGATTGCGACGGGCGAAACTTACTCGATTCGGGAATTTTTGGATTTAGCTTTTGGTTATGTCAATTTGGATTGGCATGATTATGTGGAATTTGACGAACGTTATTTACGCCCAGCTGAGGTTGAGTTGTTAATTGGCGACCCATCTAAGGCAAAAGAAAAGTTAGGCTGGCAACCTTCAGTGACATTTTCAGAGTTAGTTGGTTTGATGGTAGAAGCAGATTTGCAGAGATTAGGACTGACTTTACCGGATGGTAAGGGAGCGAAATTTGCGCCTGACATTGCTACCATTCGTCAAGATGCAGCTACGGTAATGGATTAA
- a CDS encoding GDP-L-fucose synthase family protein, which translates to MVLDLKDKRILVTGGAGFLGRQVVKQLCDAGADRDKITIPRSREFDLRSMDVCQKLSQNQDVIVHLAAHVGGIGLNREKPGELFYDNLMMGVQLIHAAYQAGVEKFVCVGTICAYPKFTPVPFKEDDLWEGYPEETNAPYGVAKKALLVQLQSYRQQYGFNGVYLLPVNLYGPEDNFDPRSSHVIPALIRKVHEAQVRGDKHLPVWGDGSPSREFLYVDDAARGIAMATQSYDEADPVNLGTNYEITIKDLVELICDLMGFQGEIVWETDKPNGQPRRCLDTERAKEKFGFVAQVEFKEGLKNTIDWYRQHAE; encoded by the coding sequence ATGGTGTTGGATTTAAAAGATAAAAGAATTTTGGTCACTGGCGGGGCTGGTTTCTTGGGCCGCCAGGTGGTAAAACAGTTGTGCGATGCTGGAGCCGATCGCGATAAGATTACGATACCGCGATCGCGTGAGTTCGATTTGCGATCGATGGATGTTTGTCAAAAACTTTCCCAAAATCAAGATGTCATCGTTCACTTGGCGGCGCACGTTGGCGGCATTGGTTTAAATCGCGAAAAACCGGGTGAATTGTTCTACGATAATTTGATGATGGGCGTACAATTAATTCACGCTGCCTATCAAGCTGGTGTGGAAAAGTTTGTCTGTGTTGGTACGATTTGCGCTTATCCTAAATTTACACCAGTTCCGTTTAAAGAGGATGACCTTTGGGAAGGTTATCCCGAAGAAACAAACGCGCCTTATGGTGTGGCGAAAAAAGCTTTGTTGGTGCAACTGCAATCTTATCGGCAACAGTATGGATTTAATGGTGTTTATCTGTTACCTGTGAATTTGTACGGGCCAGAGGATAATTTTGACCCGCGTAGTTCTCACGTAATTCCTGCTTTAATTCGCAAAGTTCACGAAGCACAAGTCCGGGGAGATAAACATTTACCTGTTTGGGGTGATGGTAGTCCGAGTCGCGAGTTTCTCTATGTAGATGATGCGGCGCGAGGAATTGCGATGGCTACTCAGTCTTACGATGAGGCTGACCCAGTGAATTTGGGAACTAATTATGAGATTACCATCAAAGATTTGGTGGAATTAATCTGCGATTTGATGGGATTTCAGGGCGAAATTGTTTGGGAAACGGATAAGCCGAACGGACAACCTCGGCGGTGTTTGGATACGGAACGCGCTAAGGAAAAGTTTGGTTTTGTGGCGCAGGTGGAGTTTAAGGAAGGGCTGAAGAATACTATTGATTGGTATCGTCAGCACGCTGAGTAG
- a CDS encoding WD40 repeat domain-containing protein, whose translation MKSVDSIAISPDGQTLASGSRDTTIKVWNLSTKKEIHTLTGHLEYVNFVAISPDGKIKIWQQMHPINYAESSSN comes from the coding sequence TTGAAGTCGGTTGATTCGATTGCTATCAGTCCAGATGGGCAGACTTTAGCTAGCGGTAGCAGAGACACAACTATCAAAGTCTGGAATCTTAGCACAAAGAAAGAAATTCACACTCTCACGGGACATTTAGAATACGTTAATTTTGTTGCTATCAGCCCAGATGGAAAAATCAAAATTTGGCAGCAGATGCACCCCATTAACTATGCCGAATCATCCTCAAATTAA
- a CDS encoding PIN domain-containing protein translates to MNDTPKRQGSKEATAKLNQITEVYSEDFNSGAIVEGVRFTNPFSDDFKLL, encoded by the coding sequence TTGAATGATACACCAAAAAGGCAAGGAAGTAAAGAGGCGACTGCTAAGTTAAACCAAATTACAGAAGTTTATAGTGAGGATTTTAACTCTGGTGCGATCGTAGAAGGAGTGCGATTTACCAATCCTTTTAGTGATGATTTTAAGTTGCTTTGA
- the mazE gene encoding type II toxin-antitoxin system MazE family antitoxin encodes MAKKVTITLDDEILAFVDRQAAASGNKANRSAYINAVLAQVRQQYTQEELRAAYQRDAQDAAYREEVALWDVVVGDGIDA; translated from the coding sequence GTGGCAAAAAAAGTTACGATAACACTGGATGACGAAATCCTTGCTTTTGTCGATCGGCAAGCAGCTGCTTCGGGAAACAAAGCCAACCGCAGCGCATATATCAATGCAGTTTTAGCACAAGTGCGACAACAATATACTCAGGAAGAACTAAGAGCTGCTTATCAACGAGACGCACAAGATGCAGCCTATCGTGAAGAAGTTGCTTTGTGGGACGTTGTAGTAGGGGACGGAATAGATGCCTGA
- a CDS encoding type II toxin-antitoxin system PemK/MazF family toxin yields MPDGTLTYRRGEIRWVNLDPAVGAEAKKIRACVIVQNDEGNRYGFLTLGMPLMPGVKNAPYVVNVKATSTNGLDRDRYIDVGQIRSLDSSRILGLVGVLEEEYWESIRLAMNVVLGF; encoded by the coding sequence ATGCCTGATGGTACGCTAACTTATCGTCGTGGAGAAATTCGCTGGGTTAATCTTGACCCAGCAGTTGGTGCAGAAGCGAAGAAAATCCGTGCTTGTGTAATCGTCCAAAATGATGAGGGAAACCGTTATGGCTTTCTAACGCTGGGAATGCCTTTAATGCCAGGAGTTAAAAATGCTCCTTATGTTGTGAATGTAAAAGCAACATCAACTAACGGCTTAGATCGCGATCGCTATATTGATGTCGGACAAATTCGATCGCTTGATAGTAGTAGGATTCTCGGTTTAGTAGGGGTTTTGGAAGAAGAATACTGGGAGTCTATTCGTTTGGCGATGAATGTGGTACTTGGTTTCTAA
- a CDS encoding 5-formyltetrahydrofolate cyclo-ligase gives MEKAELRRSLIKTRQSMLPEEWREKSDRISSHLQSSPLFTQAKTILAYFSFRQEPDLSILFTDNRKWGFPRCVGNALSWHIWKPGEPLQKGAFGIFEPHPDLPTLNANEVDLILVPAVACDVRGYRLGYGGGYYDRLLSSPEWSSKPTIGIVFEFAYLPQLPIEGWDIQLNGVCTEVGLRMLQ, from the coding sequence ATGGAAAAAGCAGAATTAAGACGATCGCTTATCAAAACACGCCAATCTATGTTACCAGAAGAGTGGAGAGAAAAGAGCGATCGCATCTCCTCGCACCTCCAATCTTCCCCTCTCTTTACCCAAGCAAAAACAATTCTCGCTTATTTTAGTTTCCGACAAGAACCTGACCTCAGTATTTTATTTACCGATAACCGCAAATGGGGATTTCCTCGCTGTGTGGGCAACGCGCTTTCCTGGCATATCTGGAAACCCGGAGAACCGCTGCAAAAAGGTGCTTTTGGAATTTTTGAACCTCACCCGGATTTACCAACTTTAAACGCCAATGAAGTAGATTTAATTTTGGTTCCAGCAGTTGCTTGCGATGTGCGGGGGTATCGACTGGGATATGGCGGCGGTTATTACGATCGCCTTTTGAGTTCCCCGGAGTGGTCGTCAAAGCCTACAATTGGGATTGTGTTTGAATTTGCTTATCTGCCACAGTTACCCATTGAAGGATGGGACATTCAGTTAAATGGTGTTTGTACAGAAGTTGGTTTGAGGATGTTGCAATGA
- a CDS encoding carbohydrate ABC transporter permease — translation MYGGLSAIAFLMLFPLLWLISTAFKSPGENIFQFPPQLWPSQPTFDNFVQVCQTNPFGQYLFNSTLIAVLTVGLNLLFCSLAAYPLARLNFRGKEAIFTAIVSTIMIPFQIVMIPLYVLTVQLGLRNTYLGIIFPSLASAFGIFLLRQAFQGVPKEIEEAARMDGCSEVGIWWFVMLPAIRPALVTLAIFVFIGSWSDFLWPLIAVDRPEYYTLPVGVAMLASTFSLDWRAIAAGSVISIAPILFFFLFMQRYIVPTDAGSGVKG, via the coding sequence ATGTATGGGGGATTGAGTGCGATCGCATTTCTGATGTTGTTTCCCCTACTCTGGTTGATAAGTACCGCCTTCAAATCGCCGGGAGAAAATATCTTTCAATTTCCACCCCAGTTATGGCCCAGTCAGCCCACCTTCGATAACTTTGTGCAAGTTTGCCAGACCAATCCGTTCGGGCAGTATTTATTTAACAGCACCCTAATAGCAGTACTAACAGTTGGATTAAATTTGCTGTTCTGTTCCCTCGCCGCTTACCCACTCGCACGGCTAAACTTTCGGGGAAAAGAAGCGATTTTTACAGCAATTGTTTCCACCATCATGATTCCGTTCCAAATCGTGATGATTCCCTTGTATGTATTGACAGTCCAGCTAGGTTTGCGAAATACCTATTTAGGGATAATTTTTCCATCTTTAGCTTCAGCTTTTGGAATTTTCCTGCTGCGGCAAGCATTTCAAGGAGTGCCGAAAGAAATAGAAGAAGCAGCGAGGATGGACGGATGTTCTGAAGTCGGGATATGGTGGTTTGTGATGCTTCCCGCCATTCGTCCCGCACTGGTGACATTAGCAATTTTTGTATTTATCGGGTCTTGGAGCGACTTTTTGTGGCCATTAATAGCAGTCGATCGCCCGGAATATTACACCTTACCTGTGGGAGTAGCGATGTTAGCGAGTACATTCTCCTTAGATTGGCGTGCGATCGCAGCCGGTTCGGTGATTTCCATTGCGCCAATATTATTTTTCTTCCTATTCATGCAGCGGTACATTGTACCAACTGATGCAGGTAGCGGCGTCAAAGGATAA
- the pyk gene encoding pyruvate kinase translates to MRNTKIICTLGPASSDYETIKAMVEAGMDIARLNFSHGDHETHQKNIHLIREVAAELNRPIAILQDLQGPKIRVGDMEEGVILRAGEKTCVTMAPVLGNAERFSSTYKDLSSDVREGEPILINDGLIRIKVDRVTKNEIYGTVIQGGPLKSHKGINLSYSSISTPALTEKDIHDLTFGLSQDIDYVALSFVREDADIKEVRGSVRRKEKMTQVIAKIERHEAVEDLESIVDAADALMVARGDLGVELPLEQVPLIQKSMIQSCRRHLKPVITATQMLESMIQNPTPTRAEVSDVANAIFDGTDAIMLSGETAVGAYPVDAVRTMARIAETVEANLISSPQYIETVREHGIANSVAHAACQLAEHINAKAIICFTEHGFTARLLSKYRQSIPVIAITREEHVQRQMALYWGVQSLRLEVGDNTDEMIAAMEKAAVENGFVSLGDIVVITAGLPLPLSGVTNLIKAHRIGENTGL, encoded by the coding sequence ATGCGTAATACCAAAATTATCTGCACCCTTGGCCCTGCCAGTTCGGATTACGAAACTATCAAAGCAATGGTAGAAGCTGGCATGGATATAGCGCGGTTAAATTTTTCCCACGGCGACCACGAAACTCACCAAAAAAACATTCATTTAATCCGAGAAGTTGCAGCAGAACTCAACCGACCGATCGCTATCCTTCAGGATTTACAAGGCCCAAAAATCCGCGTCGGCGATATGGAAGAAGGTGTAATTCTGCGTGCGGGCGAGAAAACTTGTGTAACTATGGCTCCAGTTCTGGGTAACGCCGAGCGGTTTAGTTCTACCTACAAAGACCTCTCCTCTGATGTCAGAGAAGGCGAACCTATCCTGATTAACGACGGATTGATCCGCATTAAAGTAGACCGAGTTACAAAAAATGAAATTTACGGCACAGTTATTCAAGGTGGCCCCCTCAAAAGTCACAAGGGAATTAACCTTTCCTATTCATCTATTTCTACCCCCGCACTCACTGAAAAAGATATTCACGACTTAACATTTGGATTATCCCAAGATATAGATTATGTCGCCCTCTCTTTTGTGAGGGAAGATGCCGATATTAAAGAAGTGAGAGGATCGGTGCGACGTAAAGAAAAAATGACTCAAGTTATTGCCAAAATCGAACGTCACGAAGCCGTAGAAGATCTGGAAAGCATTGTCGATGCCGCTGATGCCCTCATGGTAGCGCGGGGAGATTTGGGCGTTGAACTTCCCTTGGAGCAAGTTCCCTTAATTCAAAAATCGATGATTCAAAGTTGCCGCCGACATCTCAAGCCTGTTATTACGGCTACCCAAATGTTGGAGTCGATGATTCAAAATCCGACCCCCACTAGAGCAGAAGTTTCTGACGTTGCTAACGCCATTTTTGATGGCACCGACGCCATCATGCTTTCCGGAGAAACAGCAGTGGGCGCTTATCCAGTGGACGCAGTAAGGACGATGGCTCGCATTGCTGAAACGGTGGAAGCAAATTTAATTTCTTCTCCTCAATACATCGAAACAGTGCGAGAACACGGGATCGCTAACTCTGTTGCTCATGCTGCTTGTCAGCTGGCAGAACATATTAACGCCAAAGCGATTATTTGTTTTACCGAGCATGGTTTTACTGCTCGACTTCTGTCTAAATATCGCCAGTCAATTCCGGTAATTGCGATCACGCGAGAAGAACACGTACAGCGGCAAATGGCTCTTTATTGGGGCGTGCAATCTTTGCGGTTAGAGGTGGGTGATAACACTGACGAAATGATTGCCGCAATGGAGAAAGCAGCCGTTGAAAATGGATTTGTTTCTCTGGGAGATATAGTTGTAATTACTGCTGGTTTGCCTTTACCTCTCTCTGGAGTTACTAATTTGATTAAGGCACACCGTATTGGGGAAAATACGGGACTGTAG
- a CDS encoding HD family phosphohydrolase: protein MKTLTTLTQQLKQWRRVAFHRYLRCRKACGIYVRSSASVLSLPPGHGRLVNGAAKTFVGTRSRPRAAARWPQPAPDLSLSSSLDLSVRSDRLSREGQSSPQQIAPPESIGNSRFLGSLLLKQLSGSLLATNLSPIRSLPSQYSLGANCRRYKSHRPPIALIVAVVSLTTSLGYRFYNQPKLDVDTIAPTTIRAPFDASVEDIKTTEAKRKAARRGLFPVLKIDPAVNEEIYQNLQKAINQIDTARQLPGPFPFTKTSVLSLGTQVYLRDCQEWEWRMVLAAANGQRLPNSQERLSLPPLPTASLSPIQQRAVGELQAYRRSTSSEELSALVEKISLVRQLYAQAVAVFSDKPTWENQTAQDTSALQLSDAAWQKMQDGLRQVAERILIQGIHPGLPTQMLERAVSMQVKAEISPAAQPLATKILMAALQPNLKEDPEQTRQQAEQAARQVKPEIIQVRKGEVIVQAGETITQADFVLLDYFGLSRRGINWQGLIGCGVLVSGAVSVFWLLERRFHPGLRRRDQILILLLTLSAPLLVSLGVPYTSLPAIGLLVGSFYGSVLGASAVGLISIGLPISMEIGWEHLLASAAGGILGSLMAGRLRSREELALLGVAVGLTEGAVYLILNLMLSAAIGSVWYSVLADAALYSLTGLAWSVVALGLSPYLEHLFDLVTPIRLAELANPNRPLLKRLAEEAPGTFQHTLFVATLAEAAAKALGCNVELVRTGTLYHDIGKLHDPQGFIENQMGGPNKHDEIDDPWKSAEIIKKHVSEGLVMARRCRLPKAIQAFIPEHQGTISIAYFYHKAEQESKQPVSEFDFRYDGPIPQSRETGIVMLADACEAALRSLKDASYEDALGTVNKILKARWQDNQLVDSGLKREEMPQIAEIFVQVWQQFHHKRIAYPKAAINPH from the coding sequence ATGAAAACGCTGACCACGTTGACACAGCAGCTCAAGCAATGGCGGCGAGTTGCGTTCCACCGATATCTGCGATGCCGTAAAGCCTGCGGTATTTACGTCCGTAGTAGCGCATCGGTGCTAAGCTTGCCCCCAGGGCACGGCAGATTGGTAAACGGTGCCGCGAAAACCTTTGTGGGGACGCGATCCCGTCCCCGTGCCGCAGCCAGATGGCCTCAGCCTGCTCCAGATCTATCGCTTTCCTCCAGCCTTGACCTTAGCGTTCGCTCCGATCGGCTCTCCAGGGAGGGGCAATCTTCTCCCCAGCAGATCGCGCCTCCAGAAAGCATAGGTAATAGCCGATTTCTAGGAAGTCTTTTGCTAAAACAATTATCCGGTTCGCTGTTAGCAACCAATCTCTCTCCGATCCGATCGCTGCCCAGTCAGTATTCGTTAGGGGCCAATTGTCGTCGTTATAAATCTCATCGCCCCCCAATAGCATTAATTGTGGCAGTAGTGTCCCTCACCACCAGTTTGGGCTATCGCTTCTACAACCAGCCAAAACTCGATGTTGACACGATCGCTCCCACAACAATTAGGGCACCTTTTGACGCTAGCGTTGAAGATATCAAAACCACGGAAGCAAAACGAAAAGCAGCTCGCCGAGGTTTATTCCCCGTTTTAAAGATCGATCCGGCTGTTAACGAAGAGATTTACCAGAATCTCCAAAAAGCCATCAACCAGATCGACACAGCAAGACAACTTCCAGGGCCATTTCCCTTTACCAAAACCTCTGTTTTATCCCTTGGCACCCAAGTTTACTTGCGCGACTGCCAGGAGTGGGAATGGCGGATGGTGCTAGCAGCCGCGAACGGCCAGAGGCTTCCCAATTCTCAAGAGCGCCTGAGCTTGCCACCCTTACCCACTGCTTCTCTCTCGCCAATTCAGCAACGAGCCGTTGGCGAACTGCAAGCCTATCGACGCTCTACCTCGTCTGAAGAATTATCCGCGCTAGTTGAGAAAATTTCACTCGTTCGCCAGCTTTATGCCCAAGCAGTAGCTGTTTTCTCAGACAAGCCGACCTGGGAAAATCAAACTGCACAAGATACCTCTGCATTACAACTGTCGGATGCAGCTTGGCAAAAAATGCAAGATGGTCTGCGCCAAGTGGCAGAGCGCATTCTGATCCAAGGCATTCACCCCGGCTTACCCACCCAGATGTTGGAGCGAGCGGTAAGTATGCAGGTAAAAGCCGAGATATCTCCAGCGGCACAACCTCTGGCAACCAAGATCCTCATGGCAGCTTTGCAGCCAAATTTAAAGGAAGATCCCGAACAAACAAGGCAGCAAGCAGAACAAGCCGCACGGCAGGTAAAACCGGAAATCATCCAAGTGCGGAAAGGTGAAGTAATTGTCCAAGCAGGCGAAACAATTACCCAAGCCGATTTTGTGCTACTCGATTATTTCGGCTTGAGCCGCCGGGGTATTAACTGGCAGGGTTTGATCGGGTGTGGTGTCCTCGTCAGCGGAGCTGTCAGTGTTTTTTGGCTTCTGGAAAGGCGATTTCACCCCGGACTGCGCCGCCGAGACCAGATCTTAATACTGCTTCTCACTCTTAGTGCGCCTTTGTTGGTAAGTTTGGGTGTACCTTACACCAGCTTGCCGGCAATTGGCTTATTGGTGGGCAGCTTCTACGGTTCCGTTTTGGGCGCAAGCGCTGTAGGGTTGATCTCGATAGGACTGCCCATCAGTATGGAAATTGGCTGGGAGCATCTCCTCGCCAGCGCTGCCGGTGGTATACTGGGCAGCTTAATGGCGGGAAGACTGCGATCGCGTGAAGAACTCGCTCTCTTAGGTGTCGCGGTAGGCTTAACAGAAGGAGCCGTTTACCTTATCCTCAATCTCATGCTCAGTGCTGCGATCGGTTCCGTCTGGTACAGCGTACTCGCAGACGCCGCTCTCTACAGTCTCACCGGTTTGGCCTGGAGCGTTGTCGCTTTGGGGCTGAGTCCCTACCTGGAACACCTCTTCGACCTGGTAACTCCCATTCGTCTGGCAGAACTCGCCAATCCAAACCGACCTCTCCTCAAGCGTTTGGCCGAAGAAGCCCCAGGCACTTTTCAGCACACCCTGTTTGTCGCTACCCTCGCAGAAGCCGCCGCCAAAGCTTTGGGTTGTAATGTCGAGTTAGTCCGCACCGGCACTCTGTATCACGATATCGGCAAACTGCACGACCCCCAAGGATTTATCGAAAATCAAATGGGAGGCCCAAACAAGCACGACGAAATCGACGACCCTTGGAAGAGTGCGGAAATCATCAAAAAGCACGTCAGCGAAGGGCTGGTGATGGCGCGTCGCTGTCGTTTGCCCAAAGCAATACAAGCTTTTATTCCAGAACATCAGGGCACGATTTCGATCGCGTATTTCTATCACAAAGCGGAGCAAGAATCCAAACAACCCGTATCGGAATTTGATTTTCGCTATGATGGCCCAATTCCGCAATCGCGAGAAACAGGTATTGTTATGCTCGCAGACGCCTGCGAGGCGGCTCTACGCAGTCTCAAAGATGCCAGCTACGAAGACGCTTTGGGAACCGTGAATAAAATACTCAAAGCTCGCTGGCAAGATAATCAACTCGTAGATTCAGGACTGAAGCGAGAAGAAATGCCCCAAATTGCTGAAATCTTTGTGCAAGTATGGCAACAGTTTCATCACAAACGCATTGCTTATCCCAAAGCTGCTATCAACCCTCACTAA
- a CDS encoding DUF3172 domain-containing protein: protein MKRKSSSVSSKSGAFNYTSLAILSGVFILGVGVGIAFTTNANLSTANVASREVIDRTAPNPDICAQYGASAIVTETRTFVTLNPFTVYVTQPRMEPGCVLRSNNWAILESRKLVNGEQVRQCKNRMNTFGFTNNLENSPKIDCLYQTDTDKNRFFNQPGTAGPAPETDQF from the coding sequence ATGAAACGTAAATCCAGTTCCGTCTCCTCCAAATCTGGAGCCTTCAATTATACCTCCCTCGCAATACTCAGCGGCGTCTTCATCTTGGGAGTGGGGGTCGGCATTGCTTTTACGACCAATGCCAATTTAAGTACAGCCAACGTCGCATCCCGCGAAGTCATTGACCGCACTGCACCTAACCCTGATATTTGCGCTCAGTATGGAGCTAGCGCCATAGTCACAGAAACCCGTACCTTTGTAACGTTAAATCCCTTCACCGTGTACGTAACCCAGCCGCGTATGGAACCAGGATGCGTGCTGCGAAGCAATAACTGGGCAATTCTGGAGAGCAGAAAGCTGGTAAACGGAGAGCAAGTGCGCCAGTGTAAAAATCGCATGAACACCTTTGGTTTCACGAATAATTTGGAAAATTCCCCTAAAATTGACTGCCTCTATCAAACCGACACTGATAAGAACCGCTTCTTCAATCAACCCGGAACTGCTGGGCCAGCACCAGAAACAGACCAGTTCTAG
- a CDS encoding glycosyltransferase family 2 protein, whose amino-acid sequence MNSYPLVSICIPLYNGAEFIPSLITSLQQTTYPNIEIIISDDGSKDEGLRLLRVAELPNTHIFTHARYGLVPNWNYCIEQAKGKYVKFLFQDDTLTGDCIAKMVQIAEPDEEIGLVFSTRQLIYEQPVDLKFLKGMQDVHKHWSKIQPIQSGLSFLQDENFFKPPYNKVGEPTNVLIRREVFERVGLFDANFKQLADLEMWLRIMAYYKIGFIDERLAAFRIHPNQATSLNLDSNRIDTLFEIYKVWLKIIFNKTYQSLPSKLRKKMRRVLVKILLIKGLKSIILLRWEQVRKVTALLKEVLRRKPEPSGKEFSS is encoded by the coding sequence ATGAATAGTTATCCACTGGTTAGCATCTGTATACCTCTATATAATGGCGCTGAATTTATTCCATCACTGATAACCAGTCTCCAGCAAACTACTTATCCCAATATAGAGATTATTATTTCTGATGATGGCTCAAAAGATGAAGGGTTAAGGTTGCTGCGTGTGGCAGAACTACCGAATACTCATATTTTCACTCATGCCAGATATGGTTTAGTACCTAACTGGAACTATTGTATCGAGCAAGCCAAAGGCAAATATGTTAAATTCTTATTTCAAGATGATACTCTTACAGGAGACTGTATTGCCAAAATGGTGCAAATTGCCGAACCAGATGAAGAAATTGGTTTGGTTTTTAGCACTCGCCAACTAATTTACGAACAGCCCGTCGATCTAAAATTTTTGAAGGGGATGCAGGACGTACACAAACATTGGTCAAAAATTCAGCCTATACAATCTGGCTTAAGTTTTTTGCAAGATGAGAATTTTTTTAAACCTCCATACAACAAGGTTGGCGAACCGACTAATGTCTTGATAAGGCGGGAAGTATTTGAGCGAGTTGGTTTGTTCGATGCCAATTTTAAACAACTGGCTGACTTGGAGATGTGGTTGCGAATTATGGCCTATTATAAAATAGGGTTTATTGACGAAAGGCTAGCTGCGTTTCGCATTCATCCCAATCAAGCAACCAGCCTAAATCTTGACTCCAATAGAATTGATACTTTGTTTGAGATATATAAAGTATGGCTAAAAATTATTTTTAACAAAACTTATCAATCACTGCCCAGCAAATTACGCAAAAAAATGAGAAGGGTGCTAGTCAAAATTCTTTTAATTAAAGGTCTCAAAAGCATCATATTATTGAGATGGGAGCAAGTTCGAAAAGTGACGGCACTGCTAAAAGAAGTCCTCAGGAGGAAACCAGAACCGTCTGGGAAAGAATTCTCAAGCTAG